In Puntigrus tetrazona isolate hp1 unplaced genomic scaffold, ASM1883169v1 S000000335, whole genome shotgun sequence, the DNA window ctctctctctctctctctctctgtctctctctctctctctctctctctctctctctctctctctctctctctctctctgtctctctctctctctgtctctctctctctctctctctctgtctgtctctctctctgtctgtctctctctctctctctctctctctctctctctctctctctctctctctctctctctctctctctctctctctctctctctctctatatatatatatatatatatatatatatatatatatacatatatataaatgggagattatatgaatttcagttatttaaatattggaCAGTGGCTCAAAACGGACATAATCATAATGCATCATAATGCAATCAAGGCCACTGTACTGTTGAGAGCCACGAGGTGGCAGCACCAGGATAGTCGTGACATCACTGACACTTCTCAGCTCAAGGTCAAGTCAAGGTGAGCTTAGGTGGGGCCTTTTCTCTCTTACAACACCATTAGACAAAACAGCATTATTAAGTCTCTTATGCCATATTACCTAACAAACAACCTCACCAGATTGCATTTCACATCTTACACGTCTTTAGAACCGGAAACCACCACCGTTcgtgaaaaaacacaaaacaataagaaGCCAAAAGACAAAACCAACACAAAGTActattttgatttgattcatttggCAAGTTATGACTTAAAATcgaattgttattataataactgTTAATATTAATGTGGTGTAGGATTCACCTGTTTGTTAAGACAAGGCGGGACGTCCATCCTGTGGGAGAATAGAGATGGCGGGCTGCTTCGAGCGTTGGCGAAGATACAGCAGCCTCTTGTGAACGATCAGTGTATCACACCCATTCGGGGtggttttttttcacttcagtcTGTGCCTGTTGGACAGTGTTTTGTTCAGTGACGAAACTTTTCACATGTATTGCACTTTATCCCAGAGTGTGGCTTAATAGTCGGGTTCTCCGAAGACAGGCTACTCCAGAACAACTCTTCTGCTGTCTAAATCGTTGTTATGGCCCTCTGGTTAGATGAGAAAACCCATTTTcaccagtttttaaaaaataaataaaaatccagcaATGCCGCTTATCTTCAGCCAGACTTCAAAACATTCTGgcggatttaaaaaaatgatgccATGGCAACAATAGCGGGTTACCGAGGAACCTATCGTCGCTATGGAGACTGCATCACTCCGGCGTGATTAGAAGTATCCAGTCGAAAGCGCTTTCGGTCTCTGATCTTTCCCCTCCCTTTTTGTCTTCAGTGATCGCTGCACGTTAGCGAGTCTCTGAATTTGTGTGAATCGAACTATTTTTCACATCTTTGAACCCTGCACGAATACAGCAGCACAAGCGGCGGGGGAAAAAGTTGACATGTAGCATCTTATGCATCTTTCACTGGTTGATACGGGCTCTTGGCCAGGCGACGATACACGATAGAAGCACACAAAATTAGTCGTTTAAGACACTTATTCCAACAAGTGATATGTTATCTGAGGACGCTTGTCCATAATGTGAGAAAATACTACCTCGTTCTTCATTATCATAAGCTTCCCCTCCCGTTCCTGTAAAGACTCCTAGACTGGACTAAGTTTCCAAAGTAGACTATGCAATGCAATGAGTGCATTCGAATAGAATAACTATTAACTTGTCATTGACGAAATACTGACTTCGTGGCAAgccgttttaacatttttgcgCTGTTCGTTTATTCGGAGCAAGTCATTCAGTAGTGAACCGTTGATCGGATGCTAGTGCTTACTTCTGCTACAAGTTGCATGACTATTTCTGGAAGATCGCTTCTGTCGTTGAATTGTATGCGCATTTGTGGTCACAATATTAATATCTCTAATCACGGCTGGCGTTTATTCCAGTTTAGTGCGTCTTTGTTAGACACTAGTACTTCTTCATGAGGCACAGATATATATTTCTGACAGTATGTAGATATATTAGATCATTAGGCGCAATGTCTAGTCAGAATGGCTACCGTATAGATAAAGCACAATAAAGACATGAAGcgataaaatgaaatgttactaatcagaaatgagTAGCTGATATATTAACCCGGTAGAATTCGATGGAAACATATATTGCTACGGTGACAACTAAATCATCATCGCCATTGCCTcgtgaaaataataataataattaatgataatattaataataaaacaagcacTGATTTTTGGGAGTTATgagttttaagaaaatattatttcagtctttctagcTGAAAAATATCACgttcaattaaatgtttcttcGCAAATATCTCTGtttgtgaaaatgattttgcaaTTCATAAGTGACAATTTATTTACTCCTGTAAAAAGTGGGGCATGTGCTGTTTTATAAATTAAGcaatttttgtattcatttcgCACTTTAAGTATTAAAGTATTGAGTTaagtgttaaattaaatatttttgtttaattaagcattaaaattgTGCTTTATTGCACTTTGTTTGTCGGAAATAgcgtaaaaattatttttttatcctggcaaattaaacaattaataaaaaaaaaaaaaatatatatatatatatatatatatatatatatatatatatatatatatatatatatatatatatatatatatatatatatttatatacgtatatatatggTATCTGCAAATTGTTACAATAGCAATTGAACCCGCACAGATGAATTAATTGATATCAAAATTTCTAGTAAGATGAAAACAGACTCTACTTCATTTTACGCAACAGCTGTTAAAGCGGCTTGCCACACTGATGTCACGTATCGCCTGCACGAATGAGCGGACCCTAAAGACAGCAAACGGACTGAAAGCCGGCAGCGGCTTCCACCTCACAGTAAAATGGTTCAATCAAACAAGTGATAAAACACTGCACGGGACTGGCGCGTTAAACATGTAACCATTTCCTCCGCGTCGTGGAGATGGAGGGCGACACACTCAGCAGCCCTCGACTCGGGCTGACCGGAAGAGCCTACACGTCCGTGAACATCTTTTTAATGTTCACGCAGTTCTGGTTGTTCTGGGCGGGAAAGTTGGGCTGCTTGAAGGCGCCCTCCTCGATGACCATGTACTCCGACTTGCTGAGCGAAGACGTGCTCCTCGTCTTCTTCAGCTCCTCGGAGGAGGACAGGGGCTGGCAGCTGCCGATGTGGAGGTACTGCGCCTGCTCCTCTCCCTCAGTCTCTCGGTGGTAAAAGTAGTTGAAGTTGGACACGATGACGGGCACCGGCAGAGCGATAGTTAACACGCCCGCGATCGCGCACAGGGAGCCGACGATTTTGCCCCCTATGGTGACTGGATGCATGTCGCCGTATCCCACGGTCGTCATGGTAACCACCGCCCACCAGAACGCGTCGGGGATGCTGTTGAAGCCCGAGTCGGGATCGTCAGCCTCGGCGAAGTAGACGGCGCTCGAGAATAAGATGACCCcgatgaagaggaagaagatcAGCAAGCCCAGCTCGCGCATGCTGGCTTTGAGCGTCTGCCCCAGAATCTGGAGGCCTTTGGAGTGCCGCGAGTTTGAAAATCCGAAACACGCGCACCAGTCTGATGACCTAAGAATGGCCAAGGACATCGCCTGCTGGCCGTTGCCCTGCCTCTCCGCGAGCTCGGTCCCCAAAGTGATGAAGTAGGGTATGATGGCCACGATGTCGATGATGTTCATGATGTTCTTGGAGAACGTGGCTTTGCTGGGGCACGCGAAGAAGCGCACGAGCAGCTCGAAGGAGAACCAGATGATGCACAGGGTCTCCACCACGAAGAACGGGTCGGAGAAAGGGCTGCTGAAGAACGGGAGGGTCGCGTTCGCCAGCGGCGCGACCGTCGTCGGGTCCCTGTCGTCCCTGAACTCGGGCAGCGTTTCCAGGCAGAAGATGACGATGGATATCAAAATGACCAGCACCGAGACGATGGCGATGCCCTGGCCGGACCCGAGCTCCGGGTACTCGAAGAGCAGCCACACCTGTCGCTGAAACTCGTTGGCGGGCAAGGGACGCACCTCGTCCTTTATGAAACCCTCGTCCTCTCGAAATTTCTCCATGGCCTCCTCCCCGAGCTCGTAAAAGCGTATCTCCTCGGAGAAAATGTCTATGGGAACGTTGACGGGTCTCCGTATGCGCCCTCCGGATTGGTAATAATACAAGATGGCATCGAAGCTCGGCCGATTCCGGTCGAAGAAATACTCGTTTCTCAAGGGGTCGAAGTAGCGCATTCTCTTCTTGGGGTCGCCAAGCAAAGTCTCGGGGAACTGGGACAGGGTTTTGAGCTGCGTCTCGAAGCGCAAGCCCGAGATGTTGATGACAACTCTCTCGCAGCACTCGTGGTCCGGCTCGTAGCGCTCCAGAGAGTGGTGCCCGGGCAGCGCCGCCGACTCCTCCAGCATGTTGTCGCGCAGCAATTGTCATGATGTCTTCCGTGTAGCCGTGGTTCACGAGGTTGTTGCCCCGGCGCTTGCTCGAGGAAGGCGGAGGCGAGTGGAGGAGGCTGAGGTGGTCGTCCATACAGCTGCTTCGGCGGAGGGGCAGTGGAAGCCGCGCCTCCTCCACGAGCTCCGCGCCGCCGCGTCCTCTCGCTCCCCGATCCGGTCCTCCCGCCCGGCAAGCGTGCTGTGGTTTATAAACATGGCTGTTCCCCCACGGCGCGCGGATGCTCATCGCACATCCACACGGCGCCCAATCGGAAACCTGACAGACATAAACATGAACCCCAGACGCGCGTCACCGATGCCCACCGATTAGGGGAGGGCTGTGGGATAACGCGCATCGGCGGCAAAACCCTCGCTGACATTTGTTGCGTTCATTTCATTACGCGCACGAGGGAGcgtatgaattaatatttcatcactCCAGAGAGATTCGTGTCTGAGAAATAAACCGCGCAACCTGTAGGAATTAGCTTTTTGGTGACTTTTAACGAGGTCAGCTTTTTAAAGCAGAACTTCGTCTTGCGCAACAGTTGTCTTTTGGCGTCCTCTTACCATtctgaaagaaacaaacacgTTTTTGTTATGATTTGGTgtctaaaaatgaaataaagccaGTGGTTCGCGTTTAAATATCACCGTTAAACGATGATGTTCCCTCAGTGGTTTGTTTtgaccttattattattatttttacagtttttagaTAATTCGCGCCTCTTGTAGAAATGTTATCAGTAAACGGCTGCACGCGCCGCTCAGGTTGTCTCTGACGCGCGTGGAATGCACGCGCATGCGGCGAAGCGCGGGCTTCCATTCAGAATGTTAATGAGAGCGCGAGCCCCCCCTTCTCAAAGATGAAAGGACGCGCACCGACGTCATTTTGATTGACATTTGGAGCGCGGCAGGGACTTCATCTTTATTCAGACCCTCTCGATGCTGCAGACCCGCGCCGCTGCGTTAGTTCATTTGGGGAGCTGAAGTGGAGTTCGTGTTTGTTCGGAGTTGTGACGGGTGTTAGCAACAGATGTAGAGATAGATTGTGTTTTCTGCTGCTGTGACGTTATCGGTTGTGAGGCTGCAAGGCTAGAGGTTGTGATGCTGGTTTTCTCCTTTTAAATGTGACCTGGGTcaaaaacacaggaaaacacATCGGCGCTGTCCATAGTTCTGAAACCAGGAGAATCATCCTATAATCTTTACATTTATGCCCAGTGTATCTCGTCTAGCTCAGAGACCCCCATTTGAGACTGCAtgatgtcttaaaaaaaaaagacatgcacacacacacacacacacacacacacgcacacacacacacagcacacacacacacacacacacaacacacactcacacgcacacacacacatatatgattTTTCACAAGCAATTGTGATTTTTCAAGCAAgtttttaatgagtttttaatagtgctgtcaaatgattaatcacaaccaaaataaaagtttttatttacataatatgtactgttcatttattatgtatatataaacacacacaaacaacacatattttcaaaatacctACATATATATacctacatatacatatacacacacacacacacatatatatatatatatatatatatatatatatatatatatatatatatatatatatatatatatatatatatatatatatatacacatacatatatatatatatatacatacatatatatatatatatatatatacatatacacatatatatatatatatatacatatacatatatatatatatatatatatatatatatatatgcatacatattatattacatatatttaacatataaacatagcATGTGtttcatatacacacatgtgtatttatatttatacttaataaCTATATTGTAATAAGTACacatatgtgaacaaaaacatcactagtttttcacatatttatatttagtgtgACTCTAAATCCTCAAGCATTGTGGCCGTCAAGTATTTTGTAACATCTAGAGGCTGCACAGCTCAAAGGGACACTCCGcctaaataataacaattaaaacaattctgTCATGATGAACTCATCCTCATGCTGGTCCAAAACCATACATCTCTTTCTTATACAGAACACAAAAAGACAATCATAAAACATCTGTTCCATAACTGAAGGAAAATATAATTTGAGGATGTGAGAATGAGTAACCAACTCATCGTTCTTGGGTggaatatctatctatccatccatccatctatcaatcatccatccatccatccatctctaaTCAGTTGTGAGTGAGTCTCCCATGGGTGCCAGTATGAGGGAGGCAGAGAaagtctttgtttgtttgattctgCGTCTTACTCGTTAAGCTGGACTGCTTCCCAGAATCCTCACACTTCTCGAGCTCCCAGGGATTGCTCCttttaacacacaaaatgaTTCAGCAGTACATCCCGTTGCCCTGGACGTTCAGAAGAAAAGCAGCTCTTCTGAAGTCTGGCCGCTTGGCAGGAGTTTTCTTTTCTCCAACAAAACTAtattgatatttacatttaaagaccAAAGACTCTCTCTGAAACCTCACGGTTTCTCGTCTGCTTTGCTAAAAGTAAGTAATGACGTGAAGCTCGACGTGAGCTTTGTATAACAGATTGTTTGAGTCCTTCAATTCCTTCCAAgtcataatttttgttttctgtgtgtacaaaaagtgttctccttagcttcataatattacggTTGAAGCACTGAAgacagatggactattttgaaGAGCGTCTGTCATACTTTCCTGGACCTGGACAGTGTTTATTACCTGGCcggtcaatgggacagtcacaaacctcccggttttcatccctAAATATCTTCAGTTGTGAACTGAAGACAAAGAAAGCGTTTAGGGGTTTGCAGCCTGTTCCTCCACCCTCGTTGAGGGTGAGGACAGTGGAGATGCTGTCCATGTCTAGTGAGTGGCTGCAGGTCTGGGGAGACTTCATTAAGTGCTCTTGTAATTGAGTTCTTCAAACTGTTGCCTGTTCTTTCCTCCTACTCCTTAAGAGAGTCTTTTTGTGTAAGCGCAGCTTGTCCTTGGGCTTGTTTTCCGACTCATGCGTTCACGCTGCGTCATTCTTGACGCATTTGCCAGGCAGATGTGACCACGGCGCTACGCGGATACTCTCGTATACTTAAAACAATGGCGCATGCGTTGATTTACGGTTGCTAAGGCGTTCCAAGAAGTCACAGCCGTTTGGTGAAAAACTAATCTGAACATGGGTGAAATTCATTTTTTAGGGCCTTTTTCTAAAGTGTGACTGCAAAGTCAAGAAGCTCAGCCTCGAGTCTCTAGGAGTGCGTTTCAGCTGCAGCCTTTCATAAATGTAAgtctaatgtattttattatgcattttagcatttcatGATCCATGAAAGAAGCTGAGACAAGTATCATCACGCATTTCTGTAATATATCTCACAAAATGTATCCTTTCTTTCCTTGCACCACACTGCACAGCATAAGGATACTTATATTTAGGGTTAGGGCCTTACAATAAGCCTGTGTAATATGCTGTGATGGCTTTGCATTGCACAAATACTCCTGCCCACAGCCAGCTCTAATGAAGATATGAAAACTCCATACGTAACTTGAATTCAGCTTAGAGATGCTTAAGTGCGCGGGAAGGACTTTGATTCGTTCGTGCAACTGTTTCCTTAATGATTCGATTTGCATGATTAGAAGACCACGTTATCAACAAGCGCCTGCGCTTTGTTTTAAGCCAGAGAAATTCCAATAGCGACAACTTACGATAAAGGGCATTATTAGCACAttaaagcaaaacagaaaactTTGTCTAGTTAAACGTCCGCTACAAAACAGGCATGTGCAGGGCATTAGCAACATCCACCCTGCAGCCTTCGTTTTCTAAATTCATCTCGTTATTCCAGGCCATGGTGCTATAAAAAGTGCCAATCGCGTTGTGCTGAGAGAAGGCGATGGGACAGCCACGAAGTTTTAGCATAGTTTCCACTGACTCAACTAAATATGTAGACAGATCAAAGTCTTATTAACCCGCTAAATGAAGAAGCTACCTGGGTGCACTGCGCGCTACACCGTGGATTTCTGTAGCGCGAGATTGGTGGagataaaaatgtttgcattgcaGCGTGAGAACTTTGGTAACAGCTTCCGGGTCACGATGAATAGCTGCACGTTAGCTATTATACAGAAGTCACAAAATGTACGCACAACGAACCTCATTGTTAAAGCGGAGAAGGGTTCGCATGGGCATTTGGTGAGATGATATAAGCATGTGTTTGCCCTGGGTCTGTTATCTTTGAGTGCTTTTGAATTATCTGAGTAGACAGGTGCATAGCCCCGTAAAAATGCGGCCGAACTGCAaacgttttggtttttttttaaacggtgcTCTCTTTTTAAATCATGAAATCCCCAGCCCAGATATGTTTCAAGTATTACGTTCAATAATATCCTCAGGAAAGCAGATGGGGATTAACGGTGGACTTCTGCTCGTCTGATGCATTTTGCACAGATCTGGAGTTAGCTGAAAACCACGGCATCGCGAGGCCTGCTCTTTGCGTTTTTAGGAGATATGTGagatattaatatgtaaacagATTGAATTCATGCgtgcgttttgttttttatacttaataaatatacaccacaCACGCCAATGTAAGCCAAAACTTATTTCGGATGCATGCTGTAGCCTTCATAAGTAATAACATACACTAACAGTAAATTACTCATTTAGTTATTTGCTCGTATTCTCACGATTTTTCCTAGTAGTTTGAAAAGTCAGCTGGTAATATAATCGGAGTTGAAGGAGCCTCAAAAGATCTGGAGGCGTCTGCTCTTAGTCACAGCCCTCGAGACATATTTTATTGGGAGATTTTACTGTACCCGTAGCAGGACGCTTCAGCTGGCTGCTGCTGGCCGTGCTagttattttcataatattgtaGCATTAACAAGCTACTTTTTCCGAGTGCGTAGCGTAGTGCACGAGAACGAGCGCCGTGAAACAGTTTTAATGTCACATTGTTTTGGGCGCTCACGGTTTTCTTGCCAAGAGAGTCAATAATCAAGCAACTTTCTCCTAACCTGTCCTCTCTCTCGTCGTGCGACTGGCGGCCGATTACGCCGCAGCCGAATagattcatttcaaatgaaatgattcAAAATGGCCGGGTCAGAACCGCGTTTCGCGATATTTAGCTTTATGAATAATATCACACTCGTCTGTAGGCACGGTCACTAAGCACGTTCTTGGTTGCGTGATGCTGATTACTGCAATAGATAGCTTgagcacataaataaaaacaaaaagtaaaaattcttCCTTGTGAGTCCTTCATTCTATCAACTTCTATAAAGTGCATTCTTCTGCTTACAAACAATCGATTTTCAGGTATATTTTTCTGGAAAGCGTtcaggaaataataaaatgattcaaagaTTCTGGAGTTTTGTGATGTTGAGCGTTTG includes these proteins:
- the LOC122333672 gene encoding LOW QUALITY PROTEIN: potassium voltage-gated channel subfamily A member 3-like (The sequence of the model RefSeq protein was modified relative to this genomic sequence to represent the inferred CDS: inserted 3 bases in 2 codons; deleted 1 base in 1 codon); this encodes MDDHLSLLHSPPPSSSKRRGNNLVNHGYTEDIMTIAADNMLEESAALPGHHSLERYEPDHECCERVVINISGLRFETQLKTLSQFPETLLGDPKKRMRYFDPLRNEYFFDRNRPSFDAILYYYQSGGRIRRPVNVPIDIFSEEIRFYELGEEAMEKFREDEGFIKDEVRPLPANEFQRQVWLLFEYPELGSGQGIAIVSVLVILISIVIFCLETLPEFRDDRDPTTVAPLANATLPFFSSPFSDPFFVVETLCIIWFSFELLVRFFACPSKATFSKNIMNIIDIVAIIPYFITLGTELAERQGNGQQAMSLAILRXIRLVRVFRIFKXSRHSKGLQILGQTLKASMRELGLLIFFLFIGVILFSSAVYFAEADDPDSGFNSIPDAFWWAVVTMTTVGYGDMHPVTIGGKIVGSLCAIAGVLTIALPVPVIVSNFNYFYHRETEGEEQAQYLHIGSCQPLSSSEELKKTRSTSSLSKSEYMVIEEGAFKQPNFPAQNNQNCVNIKKMFTDV